A stretch of the Malus domestica chromosome 08, GDT2T_hap1 genome encodes the following:
- the LOC103440707 gene encoding enhancer of rudimentary homolog produces MANKHTIILMQTSHNKASRTFMDYDSISQAMDGICGLYERKLRELNPAIRDISYDIGDLYNFIDGLADMSALVYDHSIQGYLPYDRQWIKQRTLRHLQKLAH; encoded by the exons ATG GCGAACAAGCACACAATCATTCTAATGCAAACTTCTCACAACAAAGCAAGTAGAACCTTTATGGACTATGATTCTATAAGTCAAGCAATGGATG GTATATGTGGACTATATGAGAGGAAGCTGAGGGAGTTAAATCCAGCAATTAGAGATATCTCTTACGACATCGGAGATCTCTACAATTTCATTGATGGTCTTGCTGACATGAGTGCTTTAGT TTATGACCACTCAATTCAGGGATATCTCCCATACGACAGACAGTGGATTAAACAACGGACGCTTCGACATCTTCAGAAACTTGCACATTGA